One region of Juglans regia cultivar Chandler chromosome 4, Walnut 2.0, whole genome shotgun sequence genomic DNA includes:
- the LOC108996786 gene encoding zinc finger protein ZAT5-like encodes MMKPSKEEVMGNCNKDHTQIARGKRTKRHGQQSQLRLTLASTSSSDHSGAPDPRRAVPSSTPSAELTDSTTAEEEEEEDMANCLILLAQGRHSRKVQEKAALSAAYQCKTCNRCFASFQALGGHRASHKKPRADINTDEKKPLTLVGVQDYRFNNTSTTLSLQLGNRDHLYSSNNKSKVHDCSICGAEFSSGQALGGHMRRHRTFMSTATTVLSAGNTDQSPPESHQARKKRNILQLDLNLPAPEDHDHLHRDSSSFSLVSKEPVLFFSSTSALVDCHY; translated from the coding sequence ATGATGAAACCATCGAAAGAGGAAGTCATGGGGAATTGTAATAAAGATCACACACAAATAGCAAGAGGCAAACGCACGAAGCGTCATGGGCAGCAGTCACAGCTAAGGCTAACTCTGGCTTCTACCTCATCTAGTGATCATTCTGGCGCACCTGATCCTCGTCGTGCAGTGCCCTCTTCTACACCCTCGGCAGAACTCACGGACAGTACTACTgcagaagaagaggaggaggaggacatGGCCAACTGTTTGATTCTCTTGGCACAAGGCCGCCATAGCCGAAAAGTACAAGAAAAGGCTGCGTTGTCAGCTGCGTACCAGTGCAAGACCTGTAACCGGTGCTTCGCTTCGTTCCAAGCTCTGGGTGGACACAGAGCCAGTCACAAGAAACCTAGGGCTGATATTAATACTGATGAGAAGAAACCCTTAACTCTTGTCGGCGTACAAGATTATCGATTTAACAACACTAGCACAACCCTTTCATTGCAATTAGGTAATAGGGATCATCTTTATAGTAGTAACAACAAATCCAAGGTTCATGACTGTTCGATATGTGGCGCTGAGTTCTCGTCCGGCCAAGCCTTAGGGGGACATATGAGGCGGCACAGAACGTTTATGAGCACTGCAACAACTGTCCTTAGTGCGGGAAATACTGATCAGAGTCCTCCTGAGTCGCACCAAGccaggaaaaaaagaaacattctACAATTGGATCTTAATCTTCCAGCCCCAGAAGACCATGATCATCTGCACAGAGATTCCAGTAGTTTTTCCTTGGTTTCAAAAGAGCCAGTGCTCTTCTTCTCCAGTACTTCTGCTTTGGTGGATTGCCATTACTAA